One window of the Helicobacter ganmani genome contains the following:
- a CDS encoding zinc ribbon domain-containing protein, with amino-acid sequence MQNTICQSCGMPLTSKEQMGLEKDGSASVDYCKYCYERGEFIHKVSMQEYIEMCSLYGAQ; translated from the coding sequence ATGCAAAATACAATCTGCCAAAGCTGCGGTATGCCCCTTACTTCCAAAGAACAAATGGGCTTAGAAAAGGACGGAAGCGCGAGTGTTGATTATTGCAAGTATTGTTATGAAAGAGGTGAATTTATCCATAAAGTCTCAATGCAAGAGTATATAGAAATGTGTTCGCTATATGGCGCACAAG
- a CDS encoding BspA family leucine-rich repeat surface protein: protein MEYMFAKAKRFNQNINAWDVSKVKDMHSMFAVAESFNQPLDKWNTSSVKYMKEMFYGAKSFNQSLDSWNVKNVLDMRDIFGSSPLQNNPPKWYKE, encoded by the coding sequence ATGGAATATATGTTCGCTAAGGCAAAGAGATTTAATCAAAATATAAATGCTTGGGACGTATCCAAAGTAAAAGATATGCATAGTATGTTTGCTGTAGCAGAATCTTTCAATCAACCTTTGGATAAGTGGAATACAAGCAGCGTGAAATATATGAAAGAGATGTTTTATGGGGCAAAATCATTCAATCAGTCTTTGGATAGTTGGAACGTCAAGAACGTTTTGGATATGCGTGATATATTTGGAAGTTCTCCATTGCAAAACAATCCGCCAAAATGGTATAAAGAATAG
- a CDS encoding BspA family leucine-rich repeat surface protein has product MYKMGTKKKVGFALLAIMVFNLSSSYADSQHKYFPKTREELKAFVQDESINLGEIDTSAITDMAKLFEGSTRQDFSGIESWDTCKVKYYGIYVR; this is encoded by the coding sequence ATGTATAAAATGGGGACAAAGAAAAAAGTAGGCTTTGCATTATTGGCAATAATGGTCTTTAATTTATCTAGTAGTTACGCAGATTCTCAACACAAATATTTTCCAAAGACTAGAGAGGAATTAAAGGCTTTTGTCCAAGATGAAAGTATTAATCTAGGAGAAATTGATACTTCTGCCATTACTGATATGGCAAAACTTTTTGAAGGAAGCACAAGGCAAGATTTCAGCGGGATAGAATCATGGGATACTTGTAAGGTAAAATATTATGGAATATATGTTCGCTAA